The Vigna unguiculata cultivar IT97K-499-35 unplaced genomic scaffold, ASM411807v1 contig_573, whole genome shotgun sequence region CTTGGAATCCATATCTGTTCATGAGAAGGTATCGATGAGATAAATTAACGAGTTTCAGGGAACGTACAAGGAAGTTAATCCACAAAACTGATACTTGTGACTTTTAGAtagaaatgtaattttaattttaatgaagatACACCAACATAGAAGATTCTGAAAGATGTATCAAAATACAATACTGCAGTTTCATTAAATGTCCTTGCATTGCAAAGTTTCTACTAAAGTGCATCATGACTGTAAGTAAATTTGGAAGTAAAACCGGAAACTGGTTTAAAACCAGAGTAAATCTTTTTGCCATATACTCCCAAAGGGTGAATATACATTGACGATTACATATGATAAACCAGAACACTTTGTAGCCAGTCCAATAATCTTAAGAtgttatcaacaattattttaaaaacccaAATTTTACAAGGTCTTACATCAGCATAagcaattatcttttatcaaaCAAATACTATAACTAGAATTAAAATTACCAGTCAGATTCTCTTGGAGCCATTTCGAGTTCTTGGGGCTAATGTGACTGTCCCACCACCATGAATACATTCTTCTAGAATCAGCATGGGACAGAGCCGCCATCGCTCCCGCCAAGTAAACCAACACCAACACTGTGTCTTCTGGTGTTCAAAATACTTAATCCACAAAAGTTCAAGGGAAGAGTAACCAGGACCACGCTAACACTGTTACACAGCTGATGAAATACTAGTCTCTCTTGCTGCTACCATATAGTCATtggaataaacaaaaaatacaaaggaATGCAAATGATTCAGTTTCAGATAAATCATAGACGCACTTTTTCTCTCATCAAAGCAAAAGTAAATTTCAAAAACAGCACCAAAAACAAagtaagagaaagaaaataccAGTTCAGTTAAACTCTCAAGTTCCAAGACTGAATGAATCAACAAGCATCTGAAACACCAGAACCAGTGCTGATCAaacacaaaatttcaattaGAACCACAGAAAGAAAGTTAACAGAATTTGGCTAGTACACAAAAAGCATAAATTATGTGCATGTCaggaaatacaaaaaaaaatgttacaaattaTTTCTCCGTGAAAATCATCCATGAACATGAGATGGCTACACCATATATTCAAAACACATGACCGGTCAAGAAGGTTGCACTCATAGTTAAGAGATCAAGGCTCAAAACCTGCAACATGAAGCTCATAATTCAGGTAACAAGTTACTCaccaaataaaaacaaattcaaacgTAGGACATTCGGTTCCAATCAGCAGCAACGGCAATGAACAACTTCAACTGTTTTcttgactttttcttttttattccatttttcAGAGTCACCCCATGTTGCTTAGATCTCTCTATTTTGCGGACAATGTTGTTTCTGTTCTGtgcttctctctctctctttctttctcagCTTTGCTTTTTATGCAGTATAGGTTGGTGGTACTGTCTCCCAGCGTCTCAGAACTGTTAAAgtggaaaagaaaacaaaatcataacaagttggcaaagaaagaaaaataaaggcaAACATGGCTcttataaggaaaaaaaaaacaattaaaggtTAGCATAATAAAATCACATTAATAAGTACTAATTTAGAATCTCAGGCTCGATCACATTAATTTGGAACATTGAAGATGAAAACGGGAGATTGTGATATTAGTAACCGCAATTGTATTTCTTTCCGTTACTAATAATAACCATgattatactaaaataaaaatatagaatatgTAATGAGGATGAAATTATTCgttatattaaaacattaaaaaaaagtatctaAGTACTCCTTAAGCACTCATGTATCAAAACTATGATAAAAAAGTAGTACGAAACTTAGTTGCGTGTATTTACGAGGAGAGGTATAATGTGGTTTTGTTAGCGTTACCAAAATTTCAAACATGTCGCGGACTTTAGGGTGAACTTATTCCTATGTAATGCAGTGtaataataacattttgttGCCGTTGCAGAATGGTGCATCACTGTGTGAACAATGAAATGTGTAAAAAGCAacactattattgttattgcgTGTCAAAAGTAATGGTTGTACCAAACAAAAGTCATACGCTCCCACACGATGCTAGAATTGGTCACCATGCTAGAATTGGGCCGCACGAAGGCGCCCATTCAAAACCCTCGCTCTTCGCACTTGCTCCTCGCTTTTGTCTTCCTTCTCCTAAACCCTCGCCTCTGCACTCCCATAGTTAGGGCTACTCTTCGCTTTTGTCTTCATTCTCCTCATCACTTCTTCAATGGCTACTCTTCTTCTCAGGCACTCCTCTTCCACTTGTCGCCGCCTCTTCCCCTTAGCCTCTCAAATCCACTCTTCCGTATCTCGTTCTCCTCTCTCTACTCCAACGACTCCACCTCCACCTCCTCCTATTCTTCAATTCCAATCCATGGTGGAGATCCATGGCAACATTCACCAGAACGtaacactctctctttctctttttcgtcacaaaatttaaaatatataagtaacaGTAATCGGTATTAGTATGTCTTTACTTGTTCATCTTATTGTTTGACTTTGCAGGAAGCCTCACGTTAATGTCGGAACTATTGGACACGTGGATCACGGGAAGACCCACGCTAACTGCCGGCAATCACCAAGGTCTTGATTCACTTTTTGTTTAAATGTGTGTGAGGTGGATGTTTTGGTGTTTATTACTCAATTAGGTTTGATCAGGTGCTTGCGGATGAAGGGAAGGCTAAGGCTGTGGCCTTTGATGAAATTGACAAGGCTCCtgaagagaagaagagaggaaTCACATTGCAACGGTATGGAATCGCACTCTTTTGGTCTTGCAATCGATTGTGTTGTTTTCTGTTGATATGTATGCTTGCTCTATATTTCGGTTTTCAGGCTCATGTGGAGTATGAGGACTGCAAAACGACATTATGCGCATGTGGACTGCCCTGGACACGCGGATTATGTTAAAGTAAGCTTTCAAATTTGGTTTAGTTTCTctaagaatgttttttttttttttattggagtTATCAATTGCCTAACAGAAGCTGGGGTGGCTAGTTGTGGCGGACAAATTTAAGCAATTTTACCTTGTATTGTTATAATAGTTAATTGTGGTATTTAGCATATTTTGGTGCTTGTGTAGCCTGATcttcttttcaattcaaaatgAGATGGAAAATTATGGTAGGAATTTGGAAGTAGATTAGtttgtaacaaaatatattttataggtaTTGATTACACTGTATATTGGCAACAGCTGCATTTGTCAGATTCCTATTTTCCATGAATGCTGGTGGGTTTAGCATTCCAGCTTGCCTTGATGTACTTACTAGATGGTTTATCTAatgtttatttagtttaaataataaattaattcttGTTCACTGTATGCTTTATAAttgtctgtttttttttatttcagaatATGATTACGGGAGCTGCCCAGATGGATGGTGGTATACTTGTTGTATCTGCACCTGATGGACCAATGCCTCAAACCAAGGAGCACATTCTTCTGCTCGCCAAGTAGGTATTTCTACTGATGTGgtttgtatatatatacctAGAACGTCTACACCTTTCTCCTTACTTCTAGATTgactattttatctttaaatgtaTTATGCAGGTTGGTGTGCCATCTCTTGTTTGCTTTCTAAATAAAGTTGATGCTGTTGATGATCCAGAGTTGTTAGAGCTTGTAGAAATGGAGTTACGTGGTAGGGTGTTTCTTTAAGGCTTCTCTTCTCCTGTCCATGCTCAGAAAATGAATAAACCTGCTTAAGTTTCTGTAGTCTTTGTGTTTgctaaatgtgtttttatgataatttttttgcaGAGCTACTGAGCTTCTACAAGTTCCCTGGGGATGAATCCCGATCATTAGAGGTTCAGCGTTGTCTGCTTTACAGGGTACAAATGACGAGATTGGAAGACAGGCCATTCTAAAATTAATGGATGCTGTAGATGCATACATTCCTAACCCTGTTCGCCACTTGACAAGCCTTTCCTAATGCCAATTGAAGACGTGTTCTCAATTCAGGTAAAAGGACCTGAActttttttttgggttaatttttgaagaaagcagattcatTGAAGTAAAGATGGTCTCAGTTATAAAATTCTTACAATTTGTAATGTAAGTCTTGTGTTTTTATCATGTTCTATCACTTTccatctgctcccgtataaaCACAGTTTCATTGAAGTACTATTTATTACTATTGTTTAtgttaaaattctttaaattccTTATATGCTCCTTCAGTTCACTCAAACTACAGCAATTATTGATGTGCTTAACATCATAAGCAGATGGATATGAACACTGGAGCATATGTGGAATAGTGTTATAATACTGGTCATCTTGTAACTGTGGTCACTTGAACAAATTCTTTCTTGTTCTTCTAAATCTAGTTAGGTGAaggataaaatttcaaattcttaattCTGTCTAGgttttgaagaataaaaaaggaaaggaGGTAGCATTTGTTACGGCATTGCTCTTTGTAATGATATGACGCAGTGGTGTAATTTAATCTTAACATGGTGCTTTAAAAACTGTTGTctcataattgttttttttcccCTTAAAGAGAATATCAAAATTTCTATTTCAACACTTCTTAGTTCTCTCAAATCTGCATTTGTTTCATTACATATATTGGATTGTATGGACATAAATAATATGGGGCAATGGTTCCATCATTTCAGCTGCTTTATATTTTCCTTTGTGATGAAGGGACGAGAACAGTTGCCACTGGCCGTGTTGAACAAGGCGTCATTAAAGTCGGTGAAGAAGTAGAGGTGTTGGGTCTAATGCAGGTATGTATGTTCATTGAGTCATTTCCTATATATAGCTGCCCTCTGATCCTTTCTGTTAATCTGCagttgttgttttcttttgcttctattaattttcatttgcCACTGACTGATGATAGTGGTTGTTCTTGATGAGCATTAGTTGATTTCTCTATCAGAGCTTTTGGTAAATTCCTTTATAATGGTAGTCCTAAAACCGAGTTTTCCTTGGTAGGGTGGTCTCTGAAAACAACAGTAACTGGAGTTGAGATGTTCAAGAGATTTTGGACCAAGGACAAGTAAGTGACTGTTATCTTCATGGAAAAGGGCTATAACTATATTTACAAAGAGCATATGTTAAACTAATATGGATTGTACACACGTATTGTTAGGCTGGTGACAATGTTGGTCTTCTTCTCCGTGGTCTGAAGCGTGAAGATATTCAACGTGGTCAGGTTGGTTGCAGAGATCaagtttttccttttttgttagACATTGTAGCCGTCGTCGCATGCAAGAGAACGACATATATAATCTGTATCTGTTTTAGTAAAATTGTTGAGTTTGAATTCAAATTACTAAATTTGAGCTGCCACTTTCCTTGGCTGCTGCCTTCTATTGGAAGGTGATTGCAAAGCCAGTTCTGTAAAAACATACAAGAAATTTGAGGCAGAGATATATGTACTCCACAAAGGATGAGGGTGCCGACACCCGCTTTCTTCTCTAACTACAGACCCCAGTTTTACTTGAGGACAGCTGATATCACTGGAAAAGTAGAGTTGCCTGAAAATGTTAAGATGGTTATGCCCGGAGACAACGTTACTGCTGTGTTTGAATTGATTTCAGCAGTTCCACTTGAAGCAGGTAAGTACTTCATTAgtgaactaaattgaaccatCATAACCAATTTGTATTTATCCGTATGTTGAATATTCTTGTACACTTCATGCTGGAAAGTGGAAACTTTGCTTTACTGCTTGCAATTGATTTTACAGGACAAAGATTTGCCTTGAGAGAAGGCGGCAGAACAGTTGGTGCAGGTGTGGTGTCAAAAGTACTGAGCTAGTACCGTTCTCTGTGACTCAAGTTTTAGTCTACACATTTGCAAAAAGGGGTTGCAAGCCCTGAGACCTGACTATCTATCCTGAAAAATACAAACCATGTGCCAAACAATTATTATTTAGCGGTTGTGTTGGATGAAATTCAGTAAATTGAGTAAAATTTAGAGAAGTTAATCTTCAATGTTCATTTTGTAGTGCATAATTTTCAATATGCCTTGATCACTGCAGACTTTTTCTgctttatgaaaaataatgtgtATCTTGTGTACCAACAGTCCGAGCCATTGATTTTGGTTTTTACAAATCTTTTGTTTTATCAACGATGCTCATATTGGTTTTGAACCTCTATTGTTGATGGCATATATATTgatttgagatgaatgaataGGTTGAAATATGATTTGTTAGCTGTAATGATGGCTTGTATATCTCTAATTGGGAATTAGGAATATGTTTATCTATCATACTATTAATCTTCTATTTGCTTTTGTTGTAAAAGTAACCGAGTGGCTGAAACgtaataattgaataataaacaCCACCAGTTTAAACAATGGTACtcatatataacaaattaatttttaatgattaaggtcaaattattctatttagaaCCACCTTCGCTTGGCGTATTCTCCTTTCTCTTTTTAAAGTTGATCAAATACTCATACTTTATAATAAGCTTTTTAAAATGCTTTTTCTTTAGGGTCAGACAGTAAActtctatttttttacttttttaatgtgttaaaacgtaatatatatatatatatatatatatattatatatatatatatatatatatatggttttaATCCTTTCAAGCCTGATATGCTCAGTGGGGGTCttgtttaaatcaaattttagtCTTTTCTGTGAAAAGATCTATTAACGCGAAAACTTGTGATCCTCGTTATAGAAAAATCTGTTggtctatttaaaattttagacaaaGCATAGCTAAACTAAAGCTATTTCTACTTATAGGAGTGTCTTGATGTATTTCACGagtttttaattgaaaatgaaaaaaaaaatgtcactaattttattcacaaaaatgcaattagaaaatttatattgttttataaaaaacttttgCGGATAAAAAACTCTTTGGATAGTTTGACTATACGCAAAGATGTAAACATAATTCAACTGTTTTCCTAatatatatctatttaaaaaaaaagttactttgtaaagtaaataaaataactattgaaactatttgtaaaaaatgaacaaattatGGTAATTAAAGAGAGATTTAGTAAGTTTTTTTGTCCCCTTAAAGCTCTTCAACCTTATATCCATGCACGACCCGAACAGGCTGAATTGACCCGGCGACTCAGATGGACCATACCACACAATCCGTACGAACCGAGCATGTCCGATGTCCAAATAGGCCAAGAGGGTTCAAAGACCCGGTTAGATCAGGTCGGCCCGACAATTCGGACGAATCTTACCCAACGAACTGTACGGACTGAACAGGCCTAAGACCCTGATGTACCGAGCGAGCTCGACGAACTGGACAGGCTGAGTCGTGTTAGTCTTAAGgacacaagttttagaaaattcaatttaaatttcatttatgaAAAATAGACTCTAGATTTTGATCCAAATATTGGaatggatttaaatcttgatccaaaaatttggatctggatttaaaaaaaaaatccaaactagtttttgttaaaaaaatgaatttgagttgaaaatctaatctaattatttgaatttaaaatggatgtggattggatcgtTAAAAATTCGATGCATGGCCACCCTTAATCCTTTGCATGCTAAAACTTGTAAAATGTGTTGGATGGTGACAACAAACTGATATTATGCCCCAGAGAACAAATTCTTTCcgttctatttttctttttaacttttatctgCTCCTTTTCTATTcacatgataaataaaataagaacaattattaaattttatttttaaccaaagtatTCAGTTCAACATCATGCTAATTTAACGGTGAAAATAGAGgagtcattttatttaattccaTTGCAAAATTCTATATTACAAGCTGCAAAATACTAAGGAATACTTCTTGGGGTTAATTGCAAGTAGGAAAATAACAACATATTGTTAATCAGCATTGTACCTTGAAGATCTCATTGTAAAAGTAACTGCAACATTTGTTCTTTAACAGTCTGGTTTGCTTCACCAATGCCATCACTGTAGACATCCAATTAGCCATTTATTTCACTTCATCAAACTAGTCTTGGGAGATGCCACTCAAGCAAATCTCAGCATCACCACTGCTAGCAATGCTGCAGCAGTATAGTAAATATCTCTAATGCTCTCATCCAGCTTCTGCatcattttctcttctttcaaaCCCAACTTTCCAGTGTTCTTGCTGATGCTCAAAATTGTGACCCTGAGCTTATTTACTGCCCCAGAAAGACAAACCAACCCCAATCCAAACCCAGTGTTGAAAAAGTTAGAAGCACAGAAGGTAGCCCTTCCACAAGCTATGTTACCCATTACAGATAGCAGAAAAGAGGCCAGTTCCAGCAATACCGGCAGCAAACTGTGTCAGAAGATCAAAAAGCTCAGAGCTAGATTTCTTCGAGAGAATTGCTGTCCTGCCACGCTGCTTCTTGTCCACCATCAGGGACAGAAGGGTCTCACATGCATATGAATAGTTTTTGTACTGATCCATGTCCCTGcctactttcttcttctttattggAGATGGCTTCACTTTCACTTTCTCAGGCTGCAGACAAGAGAGAAGCATTAATGTTAAATACTTCTTCAGCAAGAAACTACAATAGAGTATTGTATTATTTAGTATGCAGCCCAACAATTGAACATGATCAAATTTATCCACAACCATGTATAAAGTCAATATTAAAAGAAACTATAGAAGATGATAACCTTTTCTCATCAggcaattttaaaaaaatgatcagATGGATTGTTCTGATGTTCTTAGaagttgaaaataaatagagagaGCAGTGATGCATATGTTTAGAGCCATTACAAAAAGCAGTCTTAAATGTTGACAACAGAGCAGATAATAATGTCTCAATGGTTTCAAGTACCACCTAAGATTTACTACTGCAACCACGTTCTTCtgattttttctctcttaatagTAGAAGGTGGAAGGGAGTAAAAGGAAACTCGATATCAATCCTACTTAGGCACATACAATTTGACTAATCAAATTAACTTACATAATTCACAACATAGAAACAGTCTAATTAATGCTCAGCGatttaaaagctaaacaagggtGCTGGAAGATGAATACAGgctaattttacaattcaacGTTGGAGCATATCCCAGCTGGGGAACAGGTCAACAAGATCAAGAAAAGTATACTCTGATACCTCTTTAAAGGAGCAGTCAAAGTGGATTGCTTATTTTCGTGTGGATCTTCCAAGGTTCTTATGACACCAAATTACCATGGGAAGAAGATGCATAATCAATAAACAGATACAATAAACAAGCCATCTTCATTACTACAATGAGACATTCCATGGTTATGCATAACACTATCTAAATAATTTCAGTATTAGAACCCTGTGGAAGAGTGAAAAAACAGAATTGAAGGTATGGTTATCCTCCAATAATGACCCTTGTATGCTACTATAACTCTGCATTTTCTCTGAACTGTGATATATACTTGTCCAAGAACATCTCCTCAGACAAGCACAACATGAATATAACTGGGGACTTTCTTGCAGAGATTTTTTGATTCAACAGTTGGAAGACCTTTATATCGCGATCCTCCATGCTGTACATTAAATCTTAGGCTGGTGAATAAGGACTGACTTGGGCAGCATAACTGTATGCAAGAAGAATTTCATTCAACTTTCAACTTCTTCT contains the following coding sequences:
- the LOC114172447 gene encoding elongation factor Tu, mitochondrial-like, yielding MRVPTPAFFSNYRPQFYLRTADITGKVELPENVKMVMPGDNVTAVFELISAVPLEAGQRFALREGGRTVGAGVVSKVLS